The Lonsdalea populi genome window below encodes:
- the dppA gene encoding dipeptide ABC transporter periplasmic-binding protein DppA yields MAEPIMKSRMLRLGLGLLALSVAAGAQSKTLVYCSEGSPEGFNPQLYTSGTTFDASSVPIYNRLIEFKNGTTEIEPGLAEKWDISEDGKTYTFHLRTDVKWQSSKDFKPTRGLNADDVLFSFQRQLDVNHPYHKVSGGSYEYFEGMGMRELIENVEKVDDHTVRFHLTHAESPFAADLAMDFASILSAEYADAMMKAGTPEKVDLNPLGTGPFQLQQYQKDSRILYKAFDGFWGQKPGIDRLVFSITPDASVRYAKLQKNECQIMPYPNPADLASLRKDKRLILLEKPGLNVGYLSYNVEKKPLDNLKVRQALNYAVNKQSIIDAIYQGAGQTAKNLIPPTMWGYNDAVQDYTYDPQKAKALLQEAGLSDGFTIDLWAMPVQRPYNPNARRMAEMIQSDWAKIGVNAKIVTYEWGEYLKRSKDGEHQTVLFGWTGDNGDPDNFFATLFSCDAARKGSNYSRWCYKPFEDVIQPARAISDQAKRIELYKQAQVIMHDQAPALIIAHSTVYEPIRSNVKGYVIEPRGLHNFNHVSLD; encoded by the coding sequence ATGGCTGAACCCATAATGAAATCAAGGATGCTGAGGCTTGGTCTGGGACTGCTGGCGCTCTCGGTTGCGGCGGGCGCGCAGTCTAAAACGTTAGTGTATTGTTCGGAAGGTTCCCCGGAAGGTTTCAATCCTCAGTTGTACACGTCGGGCACGACGTTTGATGCCAGTTCGGTTCCCATCTATAACCGTCTGATTGAATTTAAAAATGGGACAACGGAGATCGAACCCGGCTTGGCTGAGAAGTGGGATATCAGCGAGGATGGCAAAACTTACACCTTCCATCTGCGCACTGACGTGAAGTGGCAAAGCAGTAAAGATTTCAAGCCGACGCGCGGTCTTAATGCTGACGATGTGCTGTTCTCGTTCCAGCGTCAGCTGGATGTGAATCACCCGTATCATAAAGTGTCAGGCGGCAGCTATGAATACTTTGAAGGTATGGGGATGCGGGAACTGATTGAGAACGTGGAAAAAGTGGACGACCACACCGTGCGCTTCCACCTGACCCACGCCGAGTCGCCATTTGCCGCCGATCTGGCGATGGATTTCGCCTCCATTTTATCCGCTGAATATGCTGATGCGATGATGAAGGCCGGAACGCCTGAGAAAGTCGATCTAAACCCGCTTGGTACCGGTCCGTTCCAACTGCAGCAATATCAAAAAGACTCACGCATTCTATATAAGGCGTTCGACGGTTTTTGGGGACAGAAACCGGGCATAGACCGCCTGGTCTTCTCCATAACGCCGGACGCCTCGGTCCGTTACGCCAAGCTGCAGAAAAACGAATGCCAGATCATGCCCTATCCCAATCCGGCAGATCTGGCCAGTCTGAGAAAGGATAAGAGACTGATCTTGCTAGAAAAACCCGGGTTGAACGTTGGCTATCTCTCGTATAACGTGGAAAAAAAGCCGCTGGATAACCTCAAAGTGCGGCAGGCGCTGAACTATGCCGTCAATAAACAGTCCATCATCGATGCCATCTATCAGGGCGCCGGTCAGACGGCCAAAAACCTGATACCGCCCACCATGTGGGGTTACAACGATGCGGTGCAGGATTACACCTACGATCCGCAAAAGGCGAAAGCGCTGTTGCAGGAAGCTGGGCTAAGTGATGGTTTTACTATTGACCTGTGGGCCATGCCGGTCCAGAGGCCGTATAACCCGAATGCGCGCCGTATGGCGGAGATGATTCAGTCTGACTGGGCCAAAATCGGCGTGAACGCCAAGATTGTGACCTACGAATGGGGAGAATATTTGAAACGTTCCAAAGACGGTGAGCATCAGACTGTCCTGTTTGGCTGGACCGGCGACAATGGGGACCCGGATAACTTCTTCGCGACGCTGTTTAGCTGCGACGCCGCCCGCAAAGGCTCCAACTATTCCCGATGGTGTTACAAGCCATTCGAGGATGTCATTCAGCCGGCTCGAGCCATCTCCGATCAGGCTAAGCGCATTGAGCTGTATAAACAAGCACAGGTCATCATGCACGATCAGGCCCCAGCGCTGATCATCGCTCACTCGACGGTATACGAACCCATTCGCAGCAACGTGAAGGGCTATGTCATCGAGCCGCGCGGCCTACATAACTTCAACCATGTGTCCC
- a CDS encoding 2-hydroxycarboxylate transporter family protein, with amino-acid sequence MKKIDADILREDTLVNTPPPGFISSLNKTTIGAVPLVLFIVISAIVFVAAYTGVLPKNMIGGFAVIMSMGFLLAHIGRNIPVLKEIGGPAILCLIVPSILVYYQFFNDTTMDTVTLLMKEANFLYFVIASLVVGSILGMNRIILIQGMVRMFVPLVIGTVTAVSTGLLVGKLCGYTFYHTFFFIIVPIIGGGIGEGILPLSLAYSAILGQSPDVYVAQLAPAAVVGNIFAIICAGMLARLGIARKDLSGQGRLIRSDKDNEIFNVTETPKPVDFSLMGGGLLLICAFFIVGGLAEKIVHIPGPVLMILIAVICKYARVIPSSMETGASSFYKFVSSALVWPLMIGLGMLYVPLESVVAVFSVGYVLVCGSVVISMALVSFFVAPYLNMYPIESSIVTTCHSGLGGTGDVAILSASNRMSLMPFAQIATRIGGASTVIGATLLLRLFV; translated from the coding sequence ATGAAAAAAATTGATGCTGATATCCTCCGTGAGGATACCCTCGTGAACACACCGCCTCCTGGTTTTATCAGTAGTTTGAATAAAACCACGATTGGTGCCGTCCCTTTAGTTCTCTTTATCGTCATTTCCGCCATTGTTTTTGTCGCCGCCTATACCGGTGTTTTGCCCAAAAATATGATCGGCGGTTTCGCCGTTATCATGTCGATGGGTTTTTTACTCGCGCACATCGGCCGCAATATTCCGGTGTTGAAAGAAATAGGTGGACCGGCAATTCTGTGCCTGATCGTGCCGTCGATATTGGTCTATTACCAATTCTTCAATGACACCACGATGGATACCGTGACCCTGCTGATGAAAGAGGCCAACTTCCTTTATTTCGTCATCGCCAGTCTGGTGGTGGGCAGCATTCTCGGCATGAACCGCATCATTCTGATTCAAGGCATGGTGCGTATGTTCGTTCCGCTGGTTATCGGTACGGTCACTGCCGTGTCGACCGGCCTGCTGGTCGGGAAATTGTGCGGTTATACCTTCTACCACACCTTCTTCTTCATCATCGTTCCCATCATTGGCGGCGGTATCGGTGAAGGCATCCTGCCGCTCTCCCTGGCCTACTCCGCCATTCTGGGTCAGTCTCCCGACGTCTACGTGGCCCAGTTGGCCCCCGCTGCCGTCGTTGGCAACATTTTCGCTATCATCTGCGCAGGCATGCTGGCGCGACTGGGCATAGCGCGCAAAGATCTCAGCGGTCAAGGCCGGCTGATCCGCAGCGATAAAGACAATGAGATCTTCAACGTGACGGAAACGCCCAAACCGGTAGACTTTTCGCTGATGGGCGGCGGCCTGCTGCTTATCTGCGCCTTCTTCATCGTTGGCGGTCTGGCGGAGAAAATCGTACACATCCCCGGTCCGGTTCTGATGATCCTGATCGCCGTTATCTGTAAATACGCTCGTGTCATTCCTTCCAGCATGGAAACCGGAGCCAGCAGCTTTTACAAATTTGTCTCCAGCGCTCTGGTATGGCCTCTGATGATTGGGCTCGGCATGCTGTATGTTCCGCTGGAGAGCGTTGTCGCCGTCTTCTCCGTCGGTTACGTGCTGGTATGTGGTTCTGTGGTTATCTCCATGGCGCTGGTCAGCTTCTTTGTCGCACCGTATCTCAATATGTACCCGATTGAGTCCTCCATCGTCACAACCTGTCACAGCGGCCTTGGCGGCACCGGCGACGTCGCCATCCTTTCCGCCTCCAACCGTATGTCGCTGATGCCGTTCGCGCAAATCGCAACGCGTATTGGCGGTGCGTCTACCGTTATCGGAGCAACGCTGCTGCTGAGATTGTTTGTCTAG
- the dcuR gene encoding two-component system response regulator DcuR has product MINVLIVDDDAMVAELNKCYLNQVSGFNCYATVSTLQQARNLLMQPDCEIDLVLLDIYMQQDNGLDLLPAIREFSEHTDVIIISSASDVYTIKKALHYGVVDYLIKPFQFARFEQALTAYREEANLLKHREFVAQTDIDNLIRRTSGNPIAERKKLPKGLTSLTLRTVCEWIEGNQGAEFSTEMLANAIGISRVSCRKYLIYLADTGILATNILYGSTGRPVYLYRLLPEKQDALRQYCE; this is encoded by the coding sequence ATGATTAATGTACTGATCGTTGACGACGATGCCATGGTGGCTGAGTTGAATAAGTGTTACCTGAATCAGGTTTCCGGATTCAACTGTTACGCTACCGTCTCCACGTTGCAGCAGGCCAGAAATCTGCTGATGCAGCCAGATTGTGAAATCGATCTGGTGTTGCTGGATATTTACATGCAGCAGGATAACGGGCTGGACTTGTTGCCGGCTATCCGCGAATTCAGCGAACACACTGACGTGATCATTATCTCGTCGGCCAGCGACGTGTACACCATCAAAAAAGCGCTGCACTACGGTGTGGTGGACTATCTGATCAAACCTTTCCAGTTTGCTCGTTTCGAGCAGGCGTTAACCGCTTACCGCGAAGAAGCAAACCTGCTTAAACACCGTGAATTCGTGGCGCAAACGGACATCGATAACTTGATTCGACGCACTAGCGGGAATCCTATCGCCGAGCGTAAGAAGCTGCCTAAAGGGCTGACTAGCCTGACGCTGCGTACCGTATGCGAGTGGATTGAAGGGAATCAGGGGGCGGAGTTTTCCACCGAAATGCTGGCCAATGCGATTGGCATCTCTCGTGTTTCCTGCCGTAAGTACCTCATCTATCTGGCGGACACCGGCATTCTTGCCACCAATATCCTGTACGGTTCGACGGGGCGTCCGGTGTATCTCTATCGTCTGTTGCCTGAAAAGCAGGATGCATTGCGCCAATACTGCGAATGA
- a CDS encoding sensor histidine kinase, translated as MGKKKTPLKLSTSVILMVSAVIGSVLLVVYALLFFRISELTETHLREKAFAIARTVAYAPVVIHELSNVGNPEEVQRFSEEVKWRNHLLFVIVTDMKGIRHSHPESDQIGRHFIGNDLYPALMGLENSAVNRGVLEPALRVFVPVFDQSGKQLGVVAVGISLTSVQSLINENRWIIPWTILFGALVGLLGTYFLVKALKRIMLGFEPFEISNLFEQRNAMLKQIKEGVIAVDTDLRVTIVNDEAQRLFSQHSASNELTIGSTISRWPALMSLEKAVKSGKPQRDEEINFNGNQLLTNTVPVVVNGETIGAIATLRDKTEISQLVQRLTGMSYYADALRAQSHEFMNKLHVILGMLHLKYYPQLEEYILKTANHYQAEIGAIIRKIKSPVIAGFLLGKINRARDLGINLSISEDSLLPDTDDVEATNELITVLGNLIENALDAMTGLENREIRVTFHHKKGHLHCMVSDDGPGIPLDIQQKIYQEGFSTKGSGRGIGLYLIKQSLEKIGGTIDLDSEPEVYTQFFVNIPYKARQIDHD; from the coding sequence ATGGGTAAGAAGAAGACTCCGCTGAAGCTGAGTACATCAGTCATCCTTATGGTATCGGCGGTGATTGGTTCCGTACTGCTGGTAGTGTATGCCCTGCTGTTTTTCCGCATCAGTGAGCTGACGGAAACCCACCTCAGAGAAAAGGCATTTGCCATCGCTCGCACCGTCGCTTATGCCCCGGTGGTAATCCACGAGTTGAGCAATGTCGGCAACCCGGAAGAAGTACAGCGCTTTTCGGAAGAAGTGAAATGGCGTAACCACTTGCTGTTCGTCATCGTGACCGACATGAAAGGAATTCGCCATTCGCATCCCGAGTCCGATCAGATTGGCCGCCACTTCATCGGCAATGATCTCTATCCGGCGCTGATGGGTCTTGAGAATTCAGCGGTGAATCGTGGGGTGTTGGAACCCGCCCTGCGGGTATTTGTCCCGGTATTCGACCAGAGCGGCAAACAGCTGGGCGTTGTCGCCGTAGGGATTTCGTTAACCAGCGTGCAGTCGCTAATCAATGAAAACCGCTGGATTATTCCGTGGACGATCCTCTTTGGCGCGCTGGTAGGATTATTAGGCACCTATTTTCTGGTGAAAGCCCTGAAACGAATCATGCTTGGCTTCGAACCCTTCGAGATTTCGAATTTGTTTGAGCAGCGTAACGCTATGCTTAAGCAGATTAAGGAAGGGGTTATTGCGGTCGATACTGATTTACGCGTGACGATAGTTAACGATGAAGCCCAGCGCTTGTTCAGCCAGCACTCTGCCAGCAATGAGCTCACTATCGGCAGTACGATCAGCCGCTGGCCGGCTCTGATGAGTCTGGAAAAGGCCGTAAAATCTGGAAAGCCACAGCGAGACGAAGAGATCAATTTTAACGGCAACCAACTGCTGACCAATACGGTGCCGGTCGTGGTGAATGGAGAAACGATAGGGGCTATCGCCACGCTGCGGGATAAGACCGAGATCAGCCAACTGGTGCAGCGTTTGACCGGGATGTCGTATTACGCTGACGCATTGCGCGCGCAGTCTCATGAATTCATGAATAAACTGCACGTCATTCTGGGTATGCTGCATTTGAAATACTACCCGCAGTTGGAAGAGTACATTCTCAAAACGGCGAATCATTATCAGGCGGAAATAGGCGCCATTATCCGTAAGATAAAGTCTCCCGTGATCGCCGGATTTTTGCTCGGTAAGATCAACCGGGCGCGGGATTTAGGTATCAATCTGTCGATTAGCGAAGACAGCCTGCTGCCGGATACCGATGATGTGGAAGCGACGAACGAACTGATTACCGTTCTGGGGAACCTGATCGAAAATGCGCTAGACGCGATGACGGGCCTGGAAAACCGCGAGATTCGCGTGACGTTCCATCATAAAAAAGGGCATCTGCACTGTATGGTCAGCGACGATGGCCCCGGTATACCGCTGGATATACAGCAAAAGATTTACCAGGAAGGATTCTCGACCAAAGGCAGTGGACGCGGCATTGGCTTGTATTTGATTAAACAAAGTCTGGAAAAAATTGGCGGCACCATCGATCTCGATTCTGAACCCGAGGTGTATACCCAGTTTTTCGTGAACATTCCTTATAAAGCAAGGCAGATTGACCATGATTAA
- a CDS encoding anion permease — protein sequence MSANNSRLVKLLVILGIAVGLWFFPVPEGVSPSAWHLMAIFIATVVGLILSPYPLGAIAIFSITAVAAMGLLSVKDVLAGFSDPTIWMIACAFFISRGFIKTGFGRRIGLLFISKLGNSSLGLAYGLVFTDLLFAPAMPSTSARCGGIITPLFRSIAEAYGSTPAQGTQKRIGAFLVQTIFQCNAVTSAMFMTSMAGNPMISKLAGQFGVHISWTQWAMATLLPGLVSLIVIPLVMYRFYPPELKKTGEIRAMAVEKLREMGSMSRDEWVVLGVFLGLVTFWVLGSTLHIDATLTALAGLSVLLLTRALTWDDVVSEKEAWHTVVWFAVLIMLATQLNKLGLIGWLGNMAGDSVKGMHWLPMLGLLLLVYYYSHYLMASAVAHISAMYAIFVSIAIAAGAPPMLTVLVFAAFSNLFMSTTHYSGGPAPILFGCGYMSLSTWWKIGFLTGLVVIPIWLIVGSFWWKVLGLW from the coding sequence ATGTCTGCGAATAATAGCAGGTTAGTTAAACTTCTGGTCATCCTCGGCATTGCCGTCGGATTATGGTTTTTCCCCGTCCCCGAGGGCGTTAGCCCTTCAGCCTGGCATTTAATGGCCATCTTCATTGCGACCGTCGTGGGTTTGATTCTTTCTCCCTACCCGCTGGGAGCGATAGCCATATTCAGCATCACGGCGGTTGCCGCCATGGGGCTGCTGAGCGTAAAAGATGTGCTGGCTGGTTTCAGCGACCCTACCATCTGGATGATCGCCTGCGCCTTCTTCATCTCGCGCGGTTTTATCAAAACCGGCTTTGGCCGCCGTATCGGTCTACTGTTTATCAGCAAGCTCGGCAACAGTAGTTTGGGTCTGGCCTACGGCCTGGTCTTTACCGATCTGCTGTTTGCTCCGGCGATGCCGTCTACCTCAGCGCGCTGCGGCGGTATCATCACCCCGCTATTTCGTTCTATCGCTGAAGCCTACGGTTCGACGCCGGCTCAGGGAACGCAAAAACGTATCGGCGCGTTCCTGGTGCAAACTATCTTCCAGTGTAACGCTGTAACATCCGCGATGTTTATGACATCCATGGCCGGTAACCCGATGATCAGTAAGCTGGCTGGGCAATTCGGCGTGCACATTAGCTGGACACAGTGGGCGATGGCGACATTGCTGCCGGGGCTTGTTTCCCTGATTGTAATCCCGCTGGTGATGTACCGCTTCTATCCCCCTGAGCTGAAAAAAACGGGCGAAATACGCGCCATGGCAGTTGAAAAACTGCGTGAAATGGGGTCAATGAGCCGCGATGAGTGGGTGGTGCTGGGGGTGTTCCTGGGACTCGTCACCTTCTGGGTTCTGGGTTCTACGCTACATATCGACGCAACGCTGACTGCGCTGGCTGGTTTGAGCGTGCTGCTGTTGACTCGCGCTTTAACGTGGGACGACGTGGTAAGTGAGAAAGAAGCCTGGCACACCGTGGTGTGGTTCGCGGTACTGATCATGCTGGCAACGCAGTTAAATAAATTGGGCCTGATCGGCTGGCTGGGCAACATGGCGGGGGATTCCGTCAAAGGTATGCACTGGCTGCCCATGCTGGGTCTGCTGCTGCTGGTCTACTACTACAGCCATTACCTGATGGCGAGCGCAGTGGCGCATATCAGCGCCATGTATGCGATTTTCGTCTCCATTGCTATTGCCGCAGGTGCCCCTCCTATGTTGACGGTTCTGGTCTTTGCCGCCTTCAGTAACCTGTTCATGTCCACCACGCACTACTCCGGCGGTCCGGCGCCCATCTTGTTCGGCTGCGGCTACATGTCGCTGTCTACCTGGTGGAAAATCGGTTTCCTGACCGGGTTGGTCGTCATCCCCATCTGGCTGATTGTCGGTAGCTTCTGGTGGAAAGTTCTGGGCCTGTGGTAA
- the ibpB gene encoding small heat shock chaperone IbpB — protein sequence MRNYDLSPLLRQWIGFDKLASSMGSQETAEFPPYNIEKQDDDRYRITLALAGFRQQDLAIEIEGPRLTIKGSPVPADKPVKYVHQGLVFKPFTLSFTLAEHIRVAEAQFELGLLHIDLVREVPKELQPQRIAIGTSRTKQLNKPSVEVIDA from the coding sequence ATGCGTAACTATGATTTATCCCCGCTGCTGCGTCAGTGGATTGGCTTCGATAAGTTGGCTAGCTCGATGGGCAGTCAGGAGACGGCGGAGTTTCCCCCTTACAACATCGAAAAACAGGACGACGATCGCTATCGCATCACGTTGGCTCTGGCTGGGTTCCGGCAGCAGGATCTGGCGATTGAAATTGAAGGGCCGCGCCTGACGATCAAAGGTTCGCCCGTCCCGGCGGACAAGCCTGTGAAGTACGTCCATCAGGGGTTAGTATTCAAACCTTTCACCCTCAGCTTCACGCTCGCTGAACACATCCGCGTGGCGGAAGCGCAGTTTGAACTCGGATTGTTGCACATCGACCTTGTCCGCGAAGTCCCCAAAGAGTTGCAGCCGCAGCGTATCGCTATCGGCACGTCGCGTACTAAGCAGCTGAATAAACCCTCTGTAGAGGTGATTGACGCTTAA
- the ibpA gene encoding small heat shock chaperone IbpA has translation MRNPDFSPLYRSAIGFDRLLNLLEAGQSQGNGGYPPYNVELVDENQYRIAIAVAGFAEDELDITAHDNMLIVKGAHGDEAAPTPRNYLYQGIAERNFERKFQLAEHIQIKGAHLENGLLYIDLERVIPETLKPRRIEIK, from the coding sequence ATGCGTAACCCCGATTTTTCTCCGCTATACCGTTCCGCTATCGGTTTTGATCGTTTGTTGAACCTGCTGGAAGCTGGCCAAAGCCAGGGTAACGGCGGTTATCCCCCCTATAATGTCGAACTTGTCGACGAGAATCAGTACCGGATCGCTATTGCCGTTGCCGGTTTTGCTGAAGACGAGCTGGATATCACCGCGCATGACAACATGCTGATTGTCAAAGGCGCCCACGGCGACGAGGCTGCACCTACGCCTCGTAATTACCTCTATCAGGGCATCGCCGAACGTAATTTTGAGCGTAAATTCCAGCTGGCCGAGCACATTCAGATTAAAGGCGCACACCTGGAAAACGGGCTGTTGTATATCGATCTGGAGCGCGTGATCCCTGAGACGTTGAAACCGCGTCGTATCGAAATTAAGTAA
- a CDS encoding YceK/YidQ family lipoprotein — MTILKGVLSAFVLAVGIIIALSGCSSVMTRTGGDQGYYSGTRAGINMLKDDHTGWAMMPLVAIDIPFSAALDTLLLPYDYYHSGNKPEKSLHDRVSNSDANAPFSSTPATSAIANPSQR; from the coding sequence ATGACCATATTGAAAGGTGTCTTATCTGCTTTCGTTCTGGCCGTTGGCATCATCATCGCATTAAGCGGATGCTCCAGCGTGATGACCCGAACAGGAGGCGACCAAGGTTATTATTCGGGTACCCGAGCGGGCATCAACATGCTGAAAGACGACCACACCGGCTGGGCGATGATGCCCTTGGTCGCGATTGATATCCCTTTCTCTGCCGCGTTAGACACGCTGTTGCTGCCCTACGACTACTATCATTCCGGTAATAAACCCGAAAAATCCTTGCACGACAGGGTCAGCAACAGCGATGCGAATGCGCCTTTCAGCTCGACTCCAGCGACGTCCGCCATAGCCAATCCATCGCAACGCTGA
- a CDS encoding DUF3748 domain-containing protein, whose product MNEEFQLTSGSVSHQLTNVNIWTCDGQWVLYDVRPTGSSFTGRRVERVNIHTRQTEVVYEARENACVGVITGSPALPQRYVFIHGPEHPDDDWHYDFHHRRGVIVADDKRRQAITLDALSITPPYVAGALRGGTHVHVFSPDGTRLSFTYNDHVLHERDPSLDLRNVGVGVPLRPVIVPKQHPREYDGSHYCVLVSRTTMRPRPGSDEINRAYEEGWIGERGYLRTDGCRQRWALAFIGDTVSTTGERVPEVFIVDLPEALEAYAQPGSEPLAGTAATLPSPPAGVTQRRLTFSADRRYPGVVNQPRHWLRASPDGSQIAFLMQDDDGIVQLWTVSPNGGAPRQVTYGPDSIQSAFTWHPSGEYLTFVCDNSIMVCDASTGRLFRQTLRSAVPPSGDAVVFSPSGSDVAYLREVDGVNQIFRVRLQLDDAG is encoded by the coding sequence ATGAATGAAGAATTTCAATTAACGTCGGGCTCCGTTTCCCATCAGCTGACGAACGTCAATATTTGGACATGCGATGGTCAATGGGTGCTGTATGACGTCAGACCAACGGGTTCTTCATTTACCGGCCGTCGGGTTGAACGCGTGAACATTCATACCCGACAGACGGAGGTCGTCTATGAGGCGAGAGAAAATGCGTGTGTCGGTGTGATAACCGGTAGCCCCGCGTTACCTCAACGCTATGTCTTTATCCACGGTCCGGAACATCCGGATGACGATTGGCACTATGATTTCCACCATCGTCGCGGTGTTATCGTCGCCGACGACAAACGTCGTCAGGCCATCACGCTGGATGCGTTGTCGATCACGCCTCCCTATGTCGCTGGCGCGCTGCGCGGCGGGACACATGTCCACGTCTTCAGCCCTGATGGAACGCGTTTGAGCTTCACCTACAACGATCACGTCCTGCACGAGCGGGATCCGTCTCTCGACCTGCGTAACGTCGGGGTGGGTGTGCCGCTGCGGCCGGTCATCGTGCCGAAACAGCATCCGAGAGAATATGACGGCAGCCATTACTGCGTTCTCGTCAGCCGCACGACGATGCGCCCTCGCCCGGGCAGTGATGAGATCAACCGGGCCTATGAAGAGGGCTGGATTGGTGAAAGGGGGTATCTCCGAACGGACGGCTGTCGCCAGCGATGGGCGTTGGCATTTATCGGCGATACGGTATCGACGACAGGGGAACGGGTGCCGGAGGTGTTCATCGTCGATCTGCCGGAAGCGCTTGAAGCCTATGCGCAGCCAGGATCTGAGCCGCTTGCCGGGACCGCCGCCACGTTGCCCTCCCCTCCTGCGGGCGTCACTCAGCGACGTCTGACATTCAGCGCCGACAGACGTTACCCCGGGGTGGTGAATCAGCCGCGCCATTGGTTAAGAGCTTCGCCGGACGGCAGCCAAATTGCGTTTTTGATGCAAGATGACGACGGTATTGTACAGCTGTGGACGGTGTCGCCGAATGGCGGGGCTCCTCGTCAGGTGACGTATGGGCCTGACTCGATACAATCGGCCTTTACCTGGCATCCCAGCGGGGAGTATCTGACCTTTGTCTGTGATAACAGCATTATGGTATGTGACGCTTCGACGGGGCGTTTATTCCGCCAGACGCTGCGTAGTGCAGTGCCGCCGTCAGGAGACGCCGTCGTCTTTTCTCCCAGCGGCAGTGACGTCGCTTACCTGCGGGAGGTGGATGGCGTGAATCAGATTTTCAGGGTTCGCCTCCAACTTGACGATGCGGGCTGA
- the bhsA gene encoding multiple stress resistance protein BhsA — protein MKNVKIVVAAVVLSTLSFGSYAAQYISVLQAQNMEKIGEATDTAKDLTSLQQKLSAKADKAGAKAYTITKTTGDQVMHGTANFYK, from the coding sequence ATGAAAAACGTTAAAATTGTCGTTGCAGCTGTTGTACTTTCCACCCTCTCTTTTGGCTCGTATGCGGCCCAATATATCAGCGTGCTACAGGCACAAAATATGGAAAAAATCGGCGAAGCCACCGATACCGCCAAAGACTTAACATCACTGCAGCAAAAACTCTCAGCCAAAGCCGATAAAGCCGGCGCTAAGGCTTATACGATCACGAAAACCACCGGCGACCAGGTCATGCACGGAACCGCAAATTTCTACAAATAG
- the yidA gene encoding sugar-phosphatase translates to MTIKLIAIDMDGTLLNPQNVVSAAVKDAIASARDKGVHVVIATGRPYIGVKRYLEELDLYQDDQFCITNNGALVQKAASAECVAETTLSFDDYLYFEKLARDLNVHFHALDFNYVYTANKDISPYTVHESFLTGMPLRYRSVVEMDRCLHFPKLMMIDEPALLDEVIKKIPADVFERYTIMKSADFYLEILDKRVNKGEGVKMLAEHLNLERDEVMALGDQENDLAMLDYAGLGVAMGNAIEKVKAASQFVTKTNQEDGVAYAIEKFVLKG, encoded by the coding sequence ATGACAATCAAACTTATTGCCATCGATATGGACGGCACGCTGCTTAACCCACAAAATGTCGTATCTGCGGCGGTAAAAGACGCGATTGCCTCCGCACGCGATAAAGGGGTGCATGTTGTTATCGCGACCGGGAGGCCTTATATCGGCGTGAAGCGCTATCTGGAAGAGTTGGATTTATATCAGGACGATCAGTTCTGCATCACCAATAACGGTGCGCTGGTTCAGAAGGCCGCCAGTGCGGAGTGCGTTGCAGAAACTACGCTCAGTTTTGATGATTATCTCTATTTCGAAAAATTGGCGAGGGATTTAAACGTTCATTTCCACGCGTTGGATTTTAATTATGTCTATACCGCGAATAAGGATATCAGCCCTTATACGGTGCACGAGTCGTTTCTCACTGGCATGCCCTTGCGATACCGATCCGTAGTAGAAATGGACCGTTGCCTTCATTTTCCCAAACTGATGATGATAGACGAACCTGCGCTGTTAGATGAGGTCATCAAAAAGATTCCTGCTGACGTTTTCGAACGCTATACCATTATGAAAAGTGCTGATTTCTATTTGGAAATTCTGGATAAACGGGTAAATAAGGGGGAAGGCGTCAAGATGTTGGCGGAACACCTGAACCTCGAGCGCGATGAGGTCATGGCGCTGGGCGACCAGGAAAATGATTTGGCGATGCTGGACTATGCGGGACTTGGCGTGGCAATGGGTAACGCGATTGAGAAGGTGAAAGCCGCCAGTCAATTCGTCACCAAAACCAATCAGGAAGACGGTGTAGCTTATGCCATCGAGAAGTTTGTCTTGAAGGGATAA